From one Agathobaculum sp. NTUH-O15-33 genomic stretch:
- the spoVAE gene encoding stage V sporulation protein AE, with product MEYLNAFWVGGLICAICQVFIDKTKLTPARILVSLVVLGVLLQALGLYQPVVDYAGAGATVPLLGFGYSLAKGVAKAVAEQGALGILTGGVTGAAGGIAAAIVFGCLFALLSRPKSKS from the coding sequence ATGGAATATTTGAACGCATTTTGGGTCGGCGGGCTGATCTGCGCGATCTGTCAAGTTTTTATTGATAAAACCAAGCTTACGCCCGCGCGCATTTTGGTATCGCTCGTTGTACTGGGCGTGCTGCTGCAAGCCCTTGGCCTGTATCAGCCGGTCGTGGATTACGCGGGCGCGGGCGCGACCGTGCCGCTTTTGGGCTTTGGCTATTCGCTGGCCAAGGGCGTTGCCAAGGCGGTCGCCGAACAGGGCGCGCTCGGCATTTTGACGGGCGGCGTGACCGGCGCCGCGGGCGGCATTGCCGCCGCGATCGTATTCGGCTGTCTGTTCGCCCTGCTCAGCCGCCCCAAGAGCAAAAGCTGA
- the iolG gene encoding inositol 2-dehydrogenase, translated as MNKPIRVGILGLGRIGRMHLQNILTMKEYEVVIGVDPFLTEQTERELRGLGLPQCGKDPQAVFGDPTIDAVVICSVTETHSDFIMRAAEAGMDIFCEKPIDHDVGRIVQALRAVRDANVVLQVGFMHRFDRHHGALRRAIAEGRIGKPEVLKIISRDPAPPSMKYIRESGGIFVDFMIHDFDMARFLMGCEVTEVFATGTSVCDPEIAENGDFGSGHAILRFANGALGVLETSRRCTFGHDQRIEALGSKGCVMDDNEYENNVRLFGPEGYTGAKVPWHFPERYKEAYFVELADFAQAVRNRAAPPVDGFDGLQAVLIAEAANRSAKTGRFEAVQTVVV; from the coding sequence ATGAACAAACCGATTCGGGTCGGCATTCTCGGCCTTGGGCGCATCGGCAGAATGCACTTGCAAAATATTTTGACCATGAAGGAGTACGAGGTCGTCATCGGCGTCGACCCGTTTTTGACCGAGCAGACCGAACGCGAGCTGCGCGGGCTGGGCCTTCCCCAGTGCGGCAAGGACCCGCAGGCCGTGTTCGGCGACCCGACGATCGACGCGGTGGTGATCTGCTCGGTCACCGAAACGCATTCGGATTTTATCATGCGCGCGGCCGAGGCGGGTATGGATATTTTCTGCGAAAAACCGATCGACCACGATGTCGGCCGGATCGTGCAGGCGCTGCGCGCGGTGCGCGACGCAAACGTCGTTTTACAGGTGGGCTTCATGCACCGCTTTGACCGGCACCACGGCGCGCTGCGGCGCGCCATCGCGGAAGGCCGGATCGGCAAGCCCGAGGTGCTAAAAATCATTTCGCGCGACCCCGCGCCGCCGAGCATGAAATACATCCGCGAATCCGGCGGCATTTTCGTGGACTTCATGATCCACGATTTTGACATGGCGCGCTTTTTGATGGGCTGTGAGGTGACCGAGGTTTTCGCGACCGGCACCTCGGTATGCGACCCGGAAATCGCGGAAAACGGTGATTTCGGCAGCGGGCACGCCATTCTGCGGTTTGCAAACGGCGCGCTCGGCGTGCTGGAGACCAGCCGGCGCTGCACCTTCGGGCATGACCAGCGCATCGAGGCGCTCGGCTCCAAGGGCTGTGTGATGGATGATAACGAGTACGAAAACAACGTGCGTCTATTTGGCCCCGAAGGATATACGGGCGCCAAGGTGCCGTGGCATTTCCCGGAGCGCTACAAGGAAGCGTATTTCGTCGAACTGGCCGACTTCGCGCAGGCGGTCCGCAACCGCGCCGCCCCGCCGGTGGATGGATTCGACGGCCTGCAAGCCGTACTGATCGCCGAAGCCGCAAACCGTTCGGCTAAAACAGGCCGGTTCGAGGCCGTTCAGACCGTAGTGGTTTGA
- a CDS encoding ABC transporter permease, with protein sequence MNKAAGKAGFRLSSIPNNVMILLGLAVLCAVMSLASPFFLTPDNLINAVLQAAINATLACGMTFVILTGGIDLSVGSIVAFAGVILGMLLKAGVPAPAALLGCVAVGALCGAFNGLLVTRVGLPPFIATLGSMSIARGLALYLTDGRSISGFGTGLSGIGSGTLLGVPWMIVIMVVTFGIGMFLLRFTRAGRYIYAIGGNVEATRLSGINTGRYTALVYIVCGITAGIASVLLTARLDSAQPVAGQGYELNAIAATVIGGTSLDGGEGRLSGTIIGALIISVLNNGLNLLNVSSYIQQIVIGLVIILAVAGDKLRSK encoded by the coding sequence ATGAATAAAGCAGCGGGAAAAGCAGGGTTCCGGCTGAGCAGTATCCCAAACAATGTCATGATCCTGCTCGGTCTGGCGGTTCTATGCGCGGTCATGAGCCTTGCCTCCCCATTTTTCTTGACGCCGGATAATCTCATCAACGCCGTTTTGCAGGCCGCCATTAACGCAACGCTGGCCTGCGGCATGACCTTTGTCATCTTGACCGGAGGGATCGACCTTTCGGTCGGCTCGATCGTGGCGTTTGCGGGTGTGATCCTCGGCATGCTCCTCAAGGCGGGCGTGCCCGCGCCCGCCGCGCTCCTCGGCTGTGTGGCGGTCGGCGCGCTGTGCGGCGCGTTCAACGGCCTGCTGGTCACACGTGTGGGCCTGCCGCCCTTTATCGCAACGCTCGGATCGATGAGCATCGCGCGCGGACTGGCCCTGTATCTGACGGACGGCCGCTCCATTTCAGGCTTCGGGACGGGCCTGAGCGGTATCGGCAGCGGCACGCTGCTCGGCGTGCCATGGATGATCGTTATCATGGTGGTCACCTTTGGCATCGGCATGTTCCTGCTGCGCTTCACCCGCGCGGGCCGTTATATCTATGCGATCGGCGGCAATGTGGAGGCGACCCGCCTTTCCGGCATCAACACCGGGCGGTACACCGCGCTCGTCTATATCGTGTGCGGCATAACGGCTGGTATTGCCTCCGTGCTGCTCACCGCAAGGCTGGACTCGGCCCAGCCGGTGGCCGGTCAGGGGTACGAGCTCAACGCGATCGCCGCGACCGTTATCGGCGGCACCAGTTTAGACGGCGGCGAAGGCCGCCTGTCCGGCACCATCATCGGCGCGCTAATCATCAGCGTGCTCAACAACGGCCTGAACCTTTTGAACGTGTCCTCGTATATTCAGCAGATTGTGATCGGTCTGGTCATTATTCTGGCGGTCGCGGGCGACAAGCTCAGAAGCAAGTAG
- a CDS encoding sugar ABC transporter ATP-binding protein, with protein MDPNEIVSMQHITVEFPGVKALDDVSFSLRRGEVHILLGENGAGKSTLMKVLSGVYKRNAGTVRVDGQEVRFAGTRDAMNAGINIVHQELNLIPYLTVAENIFLGREPKKAGVIDWKRLYRETDEILRQLGVALHAKDMLRSLSVAQQQMVEIAKAVSQNSKVIILDEPTSSLTDREIESLFRIVLDLKARGVGVVYISHRFEEIKRIGDRATIMRDGRYIATVEVAKKTVDEMIGMMVGRELTELFPKTPVAIGETLLAVRGLSTRDKLRDCSFVARRGEILGIAGLMGAGRTELARAVIGADPASAGEVWLNGQKLTIRSPEDAVRHGIGLLPEDRKNHGLVLGMSVGENITLANVSTILRNGLISRKAERALGAQYVDQLRVKTPHLQQKVKFLSGGNQQKVVIAKWLTTEGQVLFFDEPTRGIDVGAKAEIYKIMCELAGRGMAVVMISSELPEVLGMSDRILVMCGGAIVCEMTRAEATQEKIMYYATGGGKDE; from the coding sequence ATGGACCCGAACGAAATCGTATCCATGCAGCATATCACAGTGGAATTTCCGGGCGTGAAGGCGCTGGACGACGTATCCTTTTCGCTGCGGCGAGGCGAGGTACATATCCTGCTGGGCGAAAACGGCGCGGGCAAGTCCACGCTCATGAAGGTGCTTTCCGGCGTATACAAACGGAACGCGGGCACCGTAAGGGTGGACGGGCAAGAGGTACGGTTTGCCGGTACGCGGGACGCGATGAACGCCGGTATCAACATCGTGCATCAGGAACTGAACCTGATCCCCTATTTAACGGTGGCGGAAAACATCTTTTTGGGCCGTGAGCCTAAAAAAGCGGGCGTGATTGATTGGAAACGCCTGTATCGGGAAACGGACGAGATCCTGCGGCAGCTCGGCGTGGCGCTGCACGCAAAGGATATGCTGCGGTCGCTCAGCGTGGCGCAGCAGCAAATGGTCGAGATCGCCAAGGCGGTCAGCCAAAACTCCAAGGTCATTATATTGGACGAACCGACCTCGTCCCTCACCGACCGGGAGATCGAAAGCCTGTTCCGCATCGTCCTCGATCTGAAGGCGCGGGGCGTGGGCGTCGTCTATATCTCGCACCGGTTCGAGGAGATCAAACGCATCGGCGACCGGGCGACAATCATGCGGGACGGCCGCTATATCGCCACCGTGGAGGTCGCGAAAAAAACCGTGGATGAAATGATCGGCATGATGGTGGGCCGCGAGTTGACCGAACTGTTTCCCAAAACTCCGGTGGCGATCGGCGAAACGCTGCTGGCGGTGCGCGGTCTTTCGACAAGGGACAAGCTACGCGACTGCTCGTTTGTCGCGCGTCGCGGCGAAATACTCGGCATTGCCGGGCTGATGGGCGCGGGCCGCACCGAGCTGGCCCGCGCGGTGATCGGCGCGGACCCGGCGAGCGCGGGCGAGGTGTGGCTGAACGGCCAAAAGCTGACCATCCGCAGCCCGGAGGACGCGGTGCGCCACGGCATCGGCCTGCTGCCCGAGGACCGCAAAAACCACGGTCTGGTGCTGGGCATGAGCGTCGGTGAAAACATCACACTGGCAAACGTTTCAACGATCCTGCGCAACGGGCTGATCAGCCGAAAGGCGGAAAGGGCGCTCGGCGCGCAGTATGTCGACCAACTGCGCGTGAAAACGCCGCATTTACAGCAAAAGGTGAAATTTCTTTCAGGCGGCAACCAGCAAAAGGTGGTCATCGCCAAGTGGCTGACAACCGAGGGACAGGTGCTGTTTTTTGACGAGCCGACGCGCGGCATCGACGTGGGCGCAAAGGCGGAGATTTATAAGATCATGTGCGAGCTGGCGGGACGCGGCATGGCGGTCGTCATGATCTCAAGCGAGCTGCCCGAGGTGCTCGGCATGAGCGACCGCATCCTCGTGATGTGCGGCGGCGCGATCGTATGCGAAATGACCCGGGCCGAGGCGACGCAGGAAAAAATCATGTACTATGCGACAGGGGGCGGAAAAGATGAATAA
- a CDS encoding sugar ABC transporter substrate-binding protein, with the protein MLKQKKGFFAGILAAAMLLAALAGCGGAGTGDTAAAAPKVGVVLKSLSNPFYVTMEEAIDAKAQEIGVQVITQAPEKETDAEKQMQIIENLITQNVSALILTPNGSTELVPAIKKANDKNIPVIVVDTRIDEEALAAADAHIECFIGSDNYFGGETAAEELSKALGGAGKVAVLEGISGHESSVSRVGGFTDKVKELGGLEIVASQPADWDQEKGYTVFQNILQANPDITGLFAANDMMALGAVKAIEDMGKSSQITVIGFDATDDAKSAIKDGKMLGSIAQSPDKMGAIALETAKTYLETGSCEAEVPVDVTMLSGDDIQ; encoded by the coding sequence ATGTTAAAGCAGAAGAAAGGATTTTTCGCAGGCATTCTGGCGGCAGCCATGTTGCTCGCCGCGCTGGCCGGGTGCGGCGGAGCCGGCACGGGCGACACCGCCGCGGCTGCGCCCAAGGTGGGCGTGGTGCTCAAGTCGCTTTCCAACCCGTTTTATGTGACCATGGAGGAAGCGATCGACGCAAAAGCGCAGGAGATTGGCGTTCAGGTAATCACACAGGCTCCCGAAAAAGAGACCGACGCGGAAAAACAAATGCAGATCATCGAAAACCTGATCACGCAAAACGTTTCCGCCCTTATTCTAACGCCGAACGGCTCCACAGAGTTGGTGCCCGCGATCAAAAAAGCGAATGACAAGAACATCCCCGTCATCGTTGTGGACACCCGCATCGACGAAGAGGCGCTTGCCGCGGCAGACGCGCACATTGAATGCTTCATCGGTTCGGACAACTACTTTGGCGGCGAAACGGCAGCCGAAGAGCTGTCGAAGGCGCTGGGCGGCGCGGGCAAGGTCGCGGTACTAGAAGGCATCAGCGGACACGAATCCAGCGTTTCCCGCGTCGGCGGCTTTACCGATAAAGTAAAGGAGCTTGGCGGGCTTGAGATCGTCGCCTCGCAGCCGGCTGATTGGGATCAGGAAAAGGGCTATACCGTATTCCAGAACATCTTGCAGGCCAACCCGGATATCACCGGCCTGTTTGCCGCAAACGACATGATGGCGCTGGGCGCGGTCAAGGCGATCGAGGATATGGGCAAATCGTCACAGATTACGGTGATCGGCTTCGACGCGACGGACGACGCCAAGAGCGCCATCAAGGACGGCAAGATGCTGGGCTCGATCGCGCAATCGCCGGATAAAATGGGCGCGATCGCGCTGGAAACCGCGAAAACCTATCTGGAGACCGGTTCATGCGAAGCCGAGGTGCCGGTCGACGTAACCATGCTGTCGGGGGACGATATCCAATAG
- a CDS encoding LacI family DNA-binding transcriptional regulator: MTIRNIAEQAGVAISTVSLVLNNKAGVRKQTRERVAALLVQNGYTIRNLPDPAGKGDIKFIRYQSAQHMKERNEDFFAGILNGAEQKARLSGYSLSVTNADDEHFFPLLRQLEETQGAAGVILLGSELRAGDAEPLTKLSLPLVSVDNRFPNMPINAVSINNTDGVFHAVEYLYRLGHRKIGCLQGSFDIGGVPARNEGFLRAMEALGLPVDPRHLIQIDLLFDKATEQMHRHLREMDDLPTAFFAANDIVAAGCERALQQAGYRVPEDISIIGFDDGTMSTFVDPPLTTMRVDRARLGELAVQRLLDMIAHGGSEVLKTELTVTLVERASTAQAKA; the protein is encoded by the coding sequence TTGACGATCCGAAATATTGCCGAGCAGGCCGGTGTGGCGATCTCCACCGTGTCGCTGGTGCTGAATAATAAGGCCGGTGTGCGTAAGCAAACGCGTGAACGCGTCGCGGCGCTGCTCGTTCAAAACGGTTATACCATCCGCAACCTGCCCGATCCCGCGGGCAAGGGCGATATCAAATTCATCCGCTACCAGTCCGCCCAGCATATGAAGGAGCGCAACGAGGATTTTTTCGCCGGTATCCTAAACGGCGCGGAACAAAAGGCGCGCCTTTCCGGCTATAGCCTGAGCGTGACCAACGCGGACGACGAACACTTTTTCCCGCTGCTGCGCCAGCTCGAGGAAACGCAGGGCGCGGCGGGCGTCATCCTGCTGGGCAGCGAACTGCGCGCGGGCGACGCCGAACCGCTGACAAAGCTTTCCCTGCCGCTCGTTTCGGTGGACAACCGGTTCCCCAACATGCCGATCAACGCGGTCAGCATCAACAATACCGACGGGGTGTTTCACGCGGTCGAATACCTGTACCGCTTGGGCCACCGCAAGATCGGCTGCCTGCAAGGCTCCTTTGACATCGGCGGCGTTCCGGCGCGCAACGAAGGCTTTTTGCGCGCCATGGAAGCGCTGGGGCTGCCGGTCGATCCCAGACACCTGATTCAGATCGATCTGCTGTTCGACAAGGCGACCGAGCAAATGCACCGCCACTTGCGCGAAATGGACGACCTGCCGACCGCCTTTTTCGCGGCCAACGACATTGTCGCCGCCGGGTGCGAGCGCGCCTTGCAGCAGGCGGGCTACCGCGTGCCCGAGGATATCTCCATCATCGGCTTTGACGACGGCACGATGAGCACCTTTGTCGATCCGCCGCTCACGACGATGCGCGTCGACCGCGCCCGCTTGGGCGAGCTGGCCGTCCAGCGTCTGCTCGATATGATCGCGCACGGCGGCAGCGAAGTGCTCAAGACCGAGCTGACCGTCACGCTGGTCGAGCGCGCGTCCACCGCGCAGGCCAAAGCTTAA
- a CDS encoding penicillin-binding transpeptidase domain-containing protein, with translation MRKIEKRTVFCLILTALLGLGLALFCFRFVMDGGDWASYPYNRHLYDNQGRLKGGVILDRDGDVLSQPAADGSGRTYYPDSSVRKATLHAVGDQAGFIGSGAQTAFADKLSGYNLFTGAYSPLGSGNYLYLTIDAYLNNIAYQALGGNRGTVGVYNYKTGEILCMVSTPTFDPADPPDIAADDPAWEGVYVNRLLSANSIPGSIFKVVTLNAAIENIPDLFQRHWTCTGSVDIGGDAVTCPFAHGELDIESALANSCNGVFGQLAVELGGKTMDKYTDAAGLTTAIKVDGVQTSKGSFSFDGTDHQLAWAGVGQDRDAMCPINMMLYMGAIANGGKAAMPRLIEKSSTDYGLPTGVYFPKKSGKLIEADTANTIADMMHNNVLATYGQDRFPGMDVCAKSGTAEIGADKTPNAWFTGFLRDASTPYAFIVLVEQGGGGSSVAGTIASQVLTAAVEKGY, from the coding sequence ATGCGTAAAATAGAAAAAAGAACTGTTTTTTGCCTGATCCTGACCGCCCTGCTCGGTCTTGGCCTTGCTTTGTTCTGCTTCCGCTTTGTGATGGACGGCGGCGACTGGGCATCCTACCCGTATAACCGCCACCTGTACGACAATCAAGGGCGGCTCAAAGGCGGCGTGATCCTAGACCGCGACGGCGACGTGCTTTCCCAGCCCGCGGCGGACGGTTCGGGCCGCACCTATTATCCCGATTCTTCGGTGCGCAAGGCCACGCTGCACGCGGTGGGCGATCAAGCGGGGTTCATCGGTTCGGGCGCGCAGACCGCCTTTGCCGATAAGCTTTCCGGCTACAACCTGTTTACCGGCGCTTATTCGCCGCTCGGCAGCGGCAACTACCTGTATCTGACGATCGACGCGTACCTCAACAACATCGCCTATCAGGCGCTGGGCGGCAACCGCGGCACGGTCGGCGTATACAATTACAAGACCGGCGAAATTCTCTGCATGGTATCCACGCCGACGTTCGACCCCGCCGATCCTCCGGATATCGCGGCGGACGATCCCGCGTGGGAGGGCGTGTACGTCAACCGCCTGCTTTCCGCCAACTCAATCCCGGGCTCCATTTTTAAGGTGGTCACGCTGAACGCCGCGATTGAGAACATCCCCGACCTGTTCCAGCGGCACTGGACGTGCACCGGCTCGGTCGATATCGGCGGCGACGCGGTGACCTGCCCCTTCGCCCACGGCGAGCTCGATATCGAATCCGCGCTCGCCAACTCCTGCAACGGCGTATTCGGCCAGCTCGCGGTCGAGCTGGGCGGTAAGACCATGGATAAGTATACGGACGCCGCCGGCCTGACCACCGCGATCAAGGTGGACGGCGTTCAGACCAGCAAAGGCAGCTTCTCGTTCGACGGCACCGACCATCAGCTTGCTTGGGCGGGCGTCGGTCAGGACCGGGACGCGATGTGCCCGATCAATATGATGCTGTACATGGGGGCGATCGCAAACGGCGGCAAGGCCGCCATGCCGCGCCTGATCGAGAAATCCTCGACCGATTACGGCCTGCCGACCGGCGTATATTTCCCCAAAAAGTCCGGCAAGCTGATCGAAGCGGACACCGCGAACACGATCGCCGATATGATGCACAACAACGTGCTTGCGACCTATGGGCAGGACCGTTTCCCCGGCATGGACGTGTGCGCCAAGTCGGGCACGGCGGAAATCGGCGCGGACAAAACGCCAAACGCCTGGTTCACCGGCTTCTTGCGCGACGCAAGCACGCCCTACGCGTTTATCGTTCTGGTCGAGCAGGGCGGCGGCGGCTCGTCCGTCGCGGGCACCATCGCCTCGCAAGTGCTCACCGCCGCGGTGGAAAAAGGCTACTAA
- a CDS encoding FtsW/RodA/SpoVE family cell cycle protein — MNDALQRLLDTLTAFLSENPLVGAWYTTAARFVFPLLALMILVGAIRSLWKVKHPDEVWAYLGLTNGVRLPVTHWENIIGRAPACDLQMEYPSVSRQHAALIRENDGSWTVYDLDSKGGVQVNDLDVDGYAVVNDGDTLTFGGVPAVLIPVGAEEKRAQIAERRAEGRPAGMWGALVLLTLFQVMTALQLIIAAGDKATTAIPLTFLAFTAVCWGYFIVLRSFRRIGFEMETIAFFLCTLSLAVTGSGAPKELPKQLAAILMGLVIFLILGFFLRDLTRTQKVRWVMAAGAIGLLAITLLIGKEVYGAKAWIVIGSFSFQPSELAKICYIFAGAATLDRLFQKRNLTMFIVLTAVCGGCLALMNDFGTALIFFVTFLVIAYLRSGDFATLALICTGCGLGGLILLKMKTHVAARFASWGHVWEDVYDKGFQQTHAMTAAASGGMIGVGAGKGWLTGVPAADTDLVFALLCEEWGLVIAVLSVLCILTLAVFAVRACRAGRSSFYTIAACAATSLLVFQTCLNVFGAVDILPLTGVTLPFVSNGGSSMLSAWGMLAFLKATDTRQNASFAVKLVSRRELRGEG; from the coding sequence ATGAACGACGCGCTTCAGCGTCTTTTGGATACGCTCACGGCATTTCTCAGCGAAAATCCCTTGGTGGGCGCGTGGTATACGACCGCGGCGCGGTTCGTGTTTCCGCTGCTCGCATTGATGATTCTGGTGGGCGCGATCCGCTCGCTTTGGAAGGTCAAGCATCCGGACGAGGTCTGGGCCTATCTGGGGCTGACGAACGGCGTACGCCTGCCGGTCACCCATTGGGAAAATATTATCGGCCGCGCGCCCGCGTGCGACCTGCAAATGGAATACCCCTCCGTTTCCCGCCAGCACGCGGCGCTGATCCGCGAGAACGACGGATCATGGACGGTGTACGATCTGGATTCCAAGGGCGGCGTGCAGGTGAACGATCTGGACGTGGACGGGTACGCCGTGGTGAACGACGGCGATACCCTCACCTTCGGCGGCGTTCCGGCCGTGCTTATCCCGGTCGGCGCGGAGGAAAAACGCGCCCAGATCGCCGAGCGGCGCGCCGAGGGACGGCCCGCGGGCATGTGGGGCGCGCTGGTGCTGCTCACCCTTTTTCAGGTGATGACCGCGCTGCAGCTCATCATCGCCGCGGGCGATAAGGCGACCACCGCCATCCCCCTCACCTTTCTGGCCTTTACCGCGGTGTGCTGGGGCTATTTTATCGTGCTGCGCTCGTTCCGGCGGATCGGCTTCGAGATGGAGACCATCGCCTTTTTCCTGTGTACGCTTTCGCTCGCGGTGACGGGCTCGGGCGCGCCGAAGGAGCTGCCCAAGCAGCTCGCCGCTATCCTGATGGGCCTTGTGATCTTTCTGATCCTAGGCTTTTTCCTGCGCGACCTGACGCGCACCCAAAAGGTGCGCTGGGTAATGGCCGCGGGCGCGATCGGCCTGCTTGCCATCACCTTGCTGATCGGCAAGGAGGTCTACGGCGCCAAGGCGTGGATCGTCATCGGCAGCTTTTCGTTCCAGCCCTCCGAGCTGGCCAAGATCTGCTATATTTTCGCGGGCGCGGCCACGCTGGACCGCCTGTTCCAAAAGCGAAACCTGACCATGTTCATCGTGCTGACCGCCGTGTGCGGCGGCTGCCTTGCGCTGATGAACGATTTCGGCACGGCGCTCATCTTTTTTGTCACCTTCCTTGTGATCGCTTATTTGCGCTCGGGCGATTTCGCCACGCTGGCGCTGATCTGCACGGGCTGCGGCCTTGGCGGCCTGATCCTGCTGAAGATGAAAACACACGTGGCGGCCCGTTTTGCCTCTTGGGGCCACGTGTGGGAGGATGTGTACGACAAGGGCTTTCAGCAGACCCACGCGATGACGGCCGCCGCTTCGGGCGGCATGATCGGCGTGGGCGCGGGCAAGGGCTGGCTGACCGGCGTGCCCGCCGCGGATACCGATCTGGTTTTCGCCCTTTTGTGCGAGGAATGGGGCCTTGTGATCGCCGTGCTATCGGTGCTTTGCATCCTGACGCTGGCCGTGTTCGCCGTGCGCGCCTGCCGCGCCGGGCGGTCCAGCTTTTACACGATCGCGGCCTGTGCCGCGACCAGCCTGCTTGTTTTCCAGACCTGCCTGAACGTGTTCGGCGCGGTCGATATCCTGCCGCTGACCGGCGTGACGCTGCCCTTTGTGTCGAACGGCGGCTCGTCGATGCTGTCGGCTTGGGGCATGCTGGCCTTTTTGAAGGCGACGGACACGCGGCAGAACGCCTCGTTCGCGGTAAAGCTCGTTTCGCGCCGCGAGCTGCGCGGGGAGGGATGA
- a CDS encoding alanine/glycine:cation symporter family protein produces the protein MKVIETIVTTVNSFLWDYALLFLLIATGIYFTIRLNFIQIRKFGEGMRRLFGGFSLKGDKAGKEGMSSFQSLTTAIAAQVGTGNIAGAATAIASGGPGAIFWMWVSAFFGMSTIYSEAVLAQKFKTTDADGQVTGGPIYYIKAAFKGKFGKFLAGFFSVAIILALGFMGNMVQSNSIGGAFENAFGVPALAVGVVCAVIAAFIFLGGVGRIAAFTEKVVPLMAALYIIGCVVILVMNYSAVGFAFKQIFVMAFDPQAIAGGVIGLSVQKAMRYGVARGLFSNEAGMGSTPHAHALAKVEKPQDQGVVAMMGVFIDTFIILTLTALVIISSGLWSNGETAAVLAQSAFNATFGSFGNAFIAICMLFFAFSTIIGWYFFGETNVKALFGKKAVKVYAVIVVFFIILGSGLKVDLVWSLSDMFNGLMVIPNLIGLLALSGLVVRITKGKDNEL, from the coding sequence ATGAAAGTAATCGAAACCATCGTTACGACAGTGAATTCCTTTTTGTGGGATTACGCGCTGCTGTTTCTGCTGATCGCAACGGGCATCTACTTTACCATCCGGCTGAATTTTATCCAGATCCGAAAGTTTGGCGAGGGCATGCGCCGCTTGTTCGGCGGCTTTTCGCTGAAGGGCGACAAGGCCGGCAAGGAGGGCATGAGCTCCTTCCAGTCGCTCACGACCGCTATCGCGGCGCAGGTCGGCACGGGCAACATCGCGGGCGCGGCCACCGCGATCGCTTCCGGCGGCCCGGGCGCGATCTTCTGGATGTGGGTATCGGCGTTTTTCGGCATGAGTACGATCTATTCGGAGGCCGTGCTCGCGCAGAAGTTTAAAACGACCGACGCGGACGGGCAGGTAACCGGCGGCCCGATCTATTACATCAAAGCGGCCTTCAAGGGCAAATTCGGCAAATTTCTCGCGGGCTTTTTCTCGGTCGCCATCATTCTGGCGCTCGGATTTATGGGCAACATGGTGCAGTCCAACTCGATCGGCGGCGCGTTTGAAAACGCGTTCGGCGTGCCCGCCCTTGCGGTGGGCGTTGTGTGCGCGGTGATCGCAGCGTTTATCTTTCTCGGCGGCGTGGGCCGTATCGCGGCGTTTACCGAAAAGGTCGTGCCGCTGATGGCGGCGCTGTACATCATCGGCTGTGTGGTCATTCTGGTGATGAATTATTCCGCGGTCGGCTTCGCGTTCAAGCAGATCTTTGTCATGGCGTTCGATCCGCAGGCCATCGCGGGCGGCGTAATCGGTCTTTCCGTGCAGAAGGCGATGCGCTACGGCGTGGCGCGCGGCCTGTTCTCGAACGAGGCCGGCATGGGCTCGACCCCGCACGCGCACGCGCTGGCCAAGGTGGAAAAGCCGCAGGATCAGGGCGTGGTCGCCATGATGGGCGTGTTTATCGATACCTTTATTATTCTGACGCTCACCGCGCTGGTCATCATCTCCTCCGGTCTGTGGAGCAATGGTGAGACCGCCGCCGTGCTGGCGCAGTCGGCGTTCAACGCGACGTTTGGCTCGTTCGGCAATGCCTTCATCGCCATCTGCATGCTGTTCTTCGCGTTTTCCACCATTATCGGCTGGTATTTCTTTGGCGAGACCAACGTCAAGGCCCTGTTCGGCAAAAAGGCCGTCAAGGTTTACGCCGTGATCGTGGTGTTCTTCATCATCCTCGGTTCCGGGCTCAAGGTCGATCTGGTGTGGAGCCTGTCGGATATGTTCAACGGCCTGATGGTCATTCCCAACCTGATCGGTCTGCTCGCCCTATCCGGGCTGGTCGTCCGCATCACCAAGGGCAAGGATAACGAACTTTAA